One Microcebus murinus isolate Inina chromosome 9, M.murinus_Inina_mat1.0, whole genome shotgun sequence DNA window includes the following coding sequences:
- the TMEM176A gene encoding transmembrane protein 176A translates to MSLAMGMTEGGELAPEAPQPTRIDVHIHQESALVKPLLTGCYSWLQRPASKTPGSSRLLVASWVVQIVLGILSGVLGGFLYICIYSRLLGSGAAIWAGVVAVLAGAVAFIYEKQGGICWGLLRTLLALAAFATAIAALVSWANSFRHRYDYSDYVCRCDSSSGYWYTPPPSTQSPDEVRRLHLCSSYVNMLQALFIGLQAMLLGIWILLLLASLAPLWLYCWRRLPCKEEKDQKKLLEVSGS, encoded by the exons ATGTCCCTGGCCATGGGGATGACAGAGGGTGGTGAGCTGGCCCCCGAGGCCCCACAGCCCACCCGCATCGACGTGCACATCCATCAGGAGTCAGCCCTGGTCAAGCCCCTGCTGACCGGATGCTACTCCTGGCTGCAGCGCCCAGCCAGCAAAACCCCAGGCAGCAGCCGGCTGCTGGTGGCCTCATGG GTGGTGCAGATTGTGCTGGGCATCTTGAGTGGGGTCCTGGGAGGATTCCTCTATATCTGCATCTACTCCAGGCTGCTCGGCTCAGGGGCCGCCATCTGGGCAGGCGTTGTG GCTGTGCTGGCTGGAGCTGTTGCCTTCATTTATGAGAAACAGGGTGGCATCTGCTGG ggcctgctgAGGACCCTGCTGGCACTGGCAGCTTTCGCCACAGCCATTGCTGCTCTTGTATCTTGGGCCAATAGTTTCCGGCACCGCTATGATTATAGCGACTATGTCTGCAGATGTGACTCCTCGTCAGGGTACTGGtacaccccaccccccagcacccAGAGTCCGGACGAAGTCAGAAGGCTACACCTGTGCTCCTCCTACGTGAACATGCTGCAG GCCTTGTTCATAGGCCTTCAGGCCATGCTCTTGGGTATCTGGATTCTGCTGCTCCTGGCCTCTCTGGCGCCTCTGTGGCTGTACTGCTGGAGAAGACTCCCGTGCAAGGAG GAAAAAGACCAGAAGAAGCTGCTGGAAGTGAGCGGCAGCTAG